From Osmerus mordax isolate fOsmMor3 chromosome 8, fOsmMor3.pri, whole genome shotgun sequence, a single genomic window includes:
- the trdn gene encoding enolase-phosphatase E1 isoform X3: MRSSTTTMVIESRGGEAGSTSARSSKRTMTDDLYTTFSSPMAWILVLALIITWSFVAVIMLDLADYKSLSGSLHQLSTDPMKVVNEAVVESTGWLNMLLTFASNLVAPEDEDSNLYAVRKKGDFLPARKKVVGMQPPKTEVLETAEEEEEEEEEELGADSDEAEAEAEEEEEDEEEEEEEEEEEEEEEEEEEEEAATAEAGDDDGEDEDDSAAAEAEEEADEAEEEEAAADSDDVQVEEEGEEEGEEAPAEADNDDADGEDEEESPAVAAGDDDEEDDEATPEEEAPSVDAVIDQDEEDEDVAEVAAVDGAAEEDEEEEEEEEEHASAANEAAEEEEEADAAAADDKVAAGKEDEEAEEEDEEEVEEPAEGTAAAEADDEDDEEDEVREAEEEDQEAAPAGEEGDEAEAAAVEEEEEEEEEAAEEAPADDDDDEDDEAEATAGDVTEATEEEEEEALGESPAPAAAVADEEDDEEDDEAEAGAAGEVTDEEEDEAVEESPAAAAAVADEEDDDEGDEAEAAAVEEVEEEEEEAAEEAPADDDDDEDDEAEATGGDVTEAREEEEEEAVEESPAPAAAVADEEDDDEEEDEAAAAAPGEEEEEVEEESAEGVTAPGASEGDDEDEEEDAGEPAVSSDDDEEEDAGEPAVSSDDDEEEDDGEPAVSSDDDEEEDDGEPAVSSDDNEEEDDGEPAVSSDDDEEEDDGEPAVSSATPDDGEEDDGEEEGDDAGDDAGDDAVADVDSTAPTVPTEEDDDDDDVEEADTTQEGAVVSSSDDAMTAEPEDDDVDEEDDEEDVLSTESEDETPLASSVTDDDDDDDDDDDDDDEDIANSSSVDSVADVSSDDTDDDDEDDNISDADSEDSGTLDSGDAIAEDDGDDDDNDEDDKPEEASEAAAIGDIKDISDEDDDDDDDDDEVLSLDLTNEKEDLSEEMGETDQDEDEDEEDDEIQSDTVISTSPEQEHLAKDEDMDDDDDDDDEEEEDDLTLPLTESSESAVDDRVEDIEHKIEDIEEKIVEIEEKIVDIEGKIEDIEGKAVHTEDLLLTQSAVTMEVESEKTIEEEKEEEEEEEEDENVVIPTDKPEEMAPAAKPEPTVCTCLAPETEEAVKPVEPKEHLKKKKMKVEAPKKAPVVRTRKEREAVWQKEEKKRKRDMFMRRLDMEEIVKKREPIVVRRRELKPKATKKAEVEPTEDVTAPPSEAAPCRPTPVYYPAPPGWYVHHIVTDTPYPPPAAMTGSQMPVLTSHPVQQAPPMQPLQFSGPPQPLAPETETEAEAPATAPAPVLSPAPASDSAPATATVPVTKPEEQEVSAEKPKAAATKKAAEDKARVAPAELVPAETKEKSKPAVVEKEAVVAKEKVKTTASKKATDVAASKTKTKTSTEKKVSTVKEEKPAKSADQAKEKPKVADKKVTARPTAAKTQPPAQASKAEKTEKKPVKESKEEPQADEKVTEKKKPGQRYFQCIFMGGKNAQYPLRPFTPAMPPVMPPAAMRAMMEQHRARAAGQ, translated from the exons A TGcgttcctccaccaccaccatggtCATTGAGAGCAGGGGCGGAGAGGCGGGCTCAACCTCTGCACGCAGCTCTAAGAGGACTATGACGGATGACCTCTACACGACCTTCAGCTCGCCTATGGCTTGGATCCTGGTCCTGGCCCTCATCATCACCTGGTCCTTTGTGGCTGTGATCATGTTAGACCTGGCTGACTACAAGAGCCTCTCAG gtaGTCTCCACCAGCTCAGCACAGACCCCATGAAGGTGGTCAATGAGGCTGTGGTGGAGTCCACTGGTTGGCTTAACATGCTGCTGACCTTCGCATCCAACCTGGTAGCTCCCGAAGATGAAGACa GTAACCTATACGCAGTGCGGAAAAAAG GAGATTTCCTTCCGGCCCGAAAGAAAG TTGTAGGGATGCAGCCACCAAAGACTGAAGTGTTAGAgacggcagaggaggaggaggaagaggaggaagaggagctgggGGCAGATTCTGATGAGGCCgaggctgaggcagaggaggaggaggaagatgaggaagaggaggaagaggaggaagaggaggaagaggaggaggaagaggaggaagaggaggaagcagcCACTGCCGAAGCAGGTGACGATGACGGCGAGGATGAAGATGATTCTGCAGCTGCTGAGGCTGAGGAAGAGGCTGATGAGGCCGAAGAAGAGGAGGCAGCTGCTGATTCCGATGATGTGCAggttgaggaggaaggagaggaggaaggagaggaggcacCTGCAGAAGCAGATAATGATGATGCCGATGGCGAAGACGAAGAGGAATCTCCCGCTGTCGCTGCCGGCGATGACGACGAAGAGGATGACGAAGCCACACCAGAGGAGGAGGCTCCTTCTGTGGATGCTGTCATTGACCaagatgaggaagatgaggatgtGGCAGAGGTTGCAGCAGTCGACGGGGCGGCTgaagaggacgaagaggaggaggaggaagaggaagaacatGCCTCTGCAGCCAATGAggcagcagaagaagaagaggaggccgATGCCGCAGCAGCAGATGACAAAGTGGCTGCGGgaaaagaggatgaggaggcggaggaggaggatgaagaggaggtggaagagccTGCTGAAGGAACTGCTGCTGCCGAGGCCGACgacgaggatgatgaagaggacgAGGTGAGGGAAGCAGAAGAGGAGGACCAAGAGGCTGCCCCtgcaggtgaggaaggagacgaGGCAGAGGCGGCtgccgtggaggaggaggaggaagaggaggaagaggctgcTGAAGAAGCTCCTGCCGATGACGATGACGACGAAGATGACGAGGCAGAAGCAACAGCCGGTGATGTAACTGAAGcaacggaggaagaggaggaagaggctctTGGAGAATCTCCTGCCCCTGCAGCTGCTGTTGCcgatgaggaagatgatgagGAAGATGACGAGGCAGAagcaggagcagctggagaggtgactgatgaagaggaggatgaggctgTTGAAGAATCTCCTGCCGCTGCAGCTGCTGTTGCtgatgaggaagatgatgatgaaggaGATGAAGCAGAGGCAGCTGCcgtggaggaagtggaggaagaggaggaagaggctgcTGAAGAAGCTcctgctgatgatgatgatgatgaagatgacgagGCAGAAGCAACAGGCGGTGATGTAACTGAagcaagggaggaagaggaggaagaggctgtTGAAGAATCTCCTGCCCCTGCAGCAGCTGTTGCcgatgaggaagatgatgatgaggaagaggacgaggcagctgcagctgcacctggagaggaagaagaggaggtggaggaagagtctGCTGAAGGGGTCACTGCTCCAGGTGCTTCCGAAGGAGAcgatgaagatgaggaagaggacgcTGGGGAGCCGGCTGTTTCTTCTGATGACGATGAGGAAGAGGACGCTGGGGAGCCGGCTGTTTCTTCTGATGAcgatgaggaagaggacgatGGGGAGCCGGCTGTTTCTTCTGATGAcgatgaggaagaggacgatGGGGAGCCGGCTGTTTCTTCTGATGAcaatgaggaagaggacgaTGGGGAGCCGGCTGTTTCTTCTGATGAcgatgaggaagaggacgatGGGGAGCCGGCTGTTTCTTCGGCCACTCCGGATGACGGAGAGGAGGAcgatggggaggaagagggtgatgACGCTGGTGATGACGCCGGCGATGATGCCGTCGCTGACGTGGACTCCACCGCTCCCACAGTCCCTACtgaagaagatgatgatgatgatgatgttgaggaAGCTGACACAACACAGGAAGGGGCGGTTGTTTCTTCCAGTGATGACGCCATGACTGCAGAACCTGAGGATGATGATGTggatgaggaagatgatgaagaggatgtCCTTTCAACTGAATCGGAAGATGAGACACCTTTAGCTTCCTCTGTaactgacgatgatgatgatgatgatgatgatgatgatgatgatgatgaagatattGCAAACTCATCATCTGTTGACAGTGTAGCTGATGTTAGCTCAGATGAcacagatgatgatgatgaagatgacaaCATTAGCGATGCAGACAGTGAGGACAGTGGTACCCTTGACAGTGGTGATGCTATTGCTGAGGATGAtggcgatgatgatgataatgatgaggaTGACAAACCAGAAGAGGCATCAGAGGCTGCAGCTATTGGTGacatcaaagacatttcagatgaggatgatgatgatgatgacgatgatgatgaagtTCTCAGTCTGGATCTGACCAATGAAAAAGAGGACCTCAGTGAGGAGATGGGGGAAACTGACcaagatgaggatgaggatgaggaagatgatgaaATCCAATCAGACACCGTAATCAGCACCTCTCCTGAACAAGAACATCTTGCCAAGGATGAGGAtatggatgatgatgatgatgatgatgatgaagaagaagaagatgaccTAACCTTACCTCTGACAG AGTCCAGTGAGAGCGCTGTGGACGACAGGGTAGAAGACATAGAGCACAAGATAGAAGACATTGAGGAGAAGATTGTGGAAATCGAGGAAAAGATTGTAGATATCGAGGGGAAGATTGAAGACATTGAGGGGAAAGCAGTGCACACTGAAG ATTTACTGCTTACTCAATCAGCGGTTACCATGGAGGTGGAGTCAGAGAAGACcatagaagaagaaaaggaggaggaagaagaggaggaggaagatgagaatGTTGTCATACCAACAGACAAGCCTGAAGAGATGGCACCAGCAGCCAAGCCTGAACCCACAG TTTGCACATGTTTGGCACCAGAAACTGAAGAGGCAGTCAAACCTGTGGAGCCAAAAG AACATCTCAAGAAAAAGAAGATGAAAG TCGAAGCTCCCAAGAAGGCTCCTGTTGTGCGAACCAGAAAAG AGCGCGAGGCAGTGTggcagaaagaggagaagaagaggaagagag ACATGTTCATGAGGAGACTTGACATGGAGGAGATAGTCAAGAAGAGAG aacCAATAGTTGTCCGTAGGAGGGAACTGAAACCCAAGGCCACAAAGAAAG ctGAGGTTGAACCCACAGAAGATGTGACAGCTCCTCCATCGGAAG CTGCTCCTTGTCGACCTACGCCTGTCTACTACCCAGCGCCCCCTGGATGGTATG TGCATCACATAGTCACAGATACTCCATACCCACCTCCGGCAGCCATGACAG GATCTCAGATGCCAGTtctgacatcacatcctgtccaGCAAGCTCCTCCCATGCAGCCCCTCCAGTTCTCTGGTCCTCCTCAGCCACTGGCTcctgagactgagactgaggCTGAAGCCCCTGCTACAGCCCCAGCACCTGTCctttccccagccccagcctcagactCAGCCCCAGCGACAGCGACAGTTCCTGTGACTAAACCTGAAG AACAAGAAGTTTCTGCAGAGAAGCCGAAGGCTGCGGCTACAAAGAAAG CGGCTGAGGACAAGGCCAGGGTCGCACCTGCAGAGCTGG TACCTGCGGAGACTAAAGAAAAGAGCAAACCAGCAGTCGTAGAGAAAG AGGCTGTTGTCGCCAAAGAAAAAGTCAAAACTACAGCTTCCAAGAAAGCTACAG ACGTTGCTGCCTCCAAGACCAAAACAAAAACCTCTACTGAGAAGAAAG TTTCTACAGTGAAGGAAGAGAAGCCAGCCAAATCAGCTGATCAAG
- the trdn gene encoding enolase-phosphatase E1 isoform X4 — protein sequence MRSSTTTMVIESRGGEAGSTSARSSKRTMTDDLYTTFSSPMAWILVLALIITWSFVAVIMLDLADYKSLSGSLHQLSTDPMKVVNEAVVESTGWLNMLLTFASNLVAPEDEDSNLYAVRKKGDFLPARKKVVGMQPPKTEVLETAEEEEEEEEEELGADSDEAEAEAEEEEEDEEEEEEEEEEEEEEEEEEEEEAATAEAGDDDGEDEDDSAAAEAEEEADEAEEEEAAADSDDVQVEEEGEEEGEEAPAEADNDDADGEDEEESPAVAAGDDDEEDDEATPEEEAPSVDAVIDQDEEDEDVAEVAAVDGAAEEDEEEEEEEEEHASAANEAAEEEEEADAAAADDKVAAGKEDEEAEEEDEEEVEEPAEGTAAAEADDEDDEEDEVREAEEEDQEAAPAGEEGDEAEAAAVEEEEEEEEEAAEEAPADDDDDEDDEAEATAGDVTEATEEEEEEALGESPAPAAAVADEEDDEEDDEAEAGAAGEVTDEEEDEAVEESPAAAAAVADEEDDDEGDEAEAAAVEEVEEEEEEAAEEAPADDDDDEDDEAEATGGDVTEAREEEEEEAVEESPAPAAAVADEEDDDEEEDEAAAAAPGEEEEEVEEESAEGVTAPGASEGDDEDEEEDAGEPAVSSDDDEEEDAGEPAVSSDDDEEEDDGEPAVSSDDDEEEDDGEPAVSSDDNEEEDDGEPAVSSDDDEEEDDGEPAVSSATPDDGEEDDGEEEGDDAGDDAGDDAVADVDSTAPTVPTEEDDDDDDVEEADTTQEGAVVSSSDDAMTAEPEDDDVDEEDDEEDVLSTESEDETPLASSVTDDDDDDDDDDDDDDEDIANSSSVDSVADVSSDDTDDDDEDDNISDADSEDSGTLDSGDAIAEDDGDDDDNDEDDKPEEASEAAAIGDIKDISDEDDDDDDDDDEVLSLDLTNEKEDLSEEMGETDQDEDEDEEDDEIQSDTVISTSPEQEHLAKDEDMDDDDDDDDEEEEDDLTLPLTESSESAVDDRVEDIEHKIEDIEEKIVEIEEKIVDIEGKIEDIEGKAVHTEDLLLTQSAVTMEVESEKTIEEEKEEEEEEEEDENVVIPTDKPEEMAPAAKPEPTVCTCLAPETEEAVKPVEPKEHLKKKKMKVEAPKKAPVVRTRKEREAVWQKEEKKRKRDMFMRRLDMEEIVKKREPIVVRRRELKPKATKKAEVEPTEDVTAPPSEAAPCRPTPVYYPAPPGWYVHHIVTDTPYPPPAAMTGSQMPVLTSHPVQQAPPMQPLQFSGPPQPLAPETETEAEAPATAPAPVLSPAPASDSAPATATVPVTKPEEQEVSAEKPKAAATKKAAEDKARVAPAELEAVVAKEKVKTTASKKATDVAASKTKTKTSTEKKVSTVKEEKPAKSADQAKEKPKVADKKVTARPTAAKTQPPAQASKAEKTEKKPVKESKDVDVAQSAKAKEPQADEKVTEKKKPGQRYFQCIFMGGKNAQYPLRPFTPAMPPVMPPAAMRAMMEQHRARAAGQ from the exons A TGcgttcctccaccaccaccatggtCATTGAGAGCAGGGGCGGAGAGGCGGGCTCAACCTCTGCACGCAGCTCTAAGAGGACTATGACGGATGACCTCTACACGACCTTCAGCTCGCCTATGGCTTGGATCCTGGTCCTGGCCCTCATCATCACCTGGTCCTTTGTGGCTGTGATCATGTTAGACCTGGCTGACTACAAGAGCCTCTCAG gtaGTCTCCACCAGCTCAGCACAGACCCCATGAAGGTGGTCAATGAGGCTGTGGTGGAGTCCACTGGTTGGCTTAACATGCTGCTGACCTTCGCATCCAACCTGGTAGCTCCCGAAGATGAAGACa GTAACCTATACGCAGTGCGGAAAAAAG GAGATTTCCTTCCGGCCCGAAAGAAAG TTGTAGGGATGCAGCCACCAAAGACTGAAGTGTTAGAgacggcagaggaggaggaggaagaggaggaagaggagctgggGGCAGATTCTGATGAGGCCgaggctgaggcagaggaggaggaggaagatgaggaagaggaggaagaggaggaagaggaggaagaggaggaggaagaggaggaagaggaggaagcagcCACTGCCGAAGCAGGTGACGATGACGGCGAGGATGAAGATGATTCTGCAGCTGCTGAGGCTGAGGAAGAGGCTGATGAGGCCGAAGAAGAGGAGGCAGCTGCTGATTCCGATGATGTGCAggttgaggaggaaggagaggaggaaggagaggaggcacCTGCAGAAGCAGATAATGATGATGCCGATGGCGAAGACGAAGAGGAATCTCCCGCTGTCGCTGCCGGCGATGACGACGAAGAGGATGACGAAGCCACACCAGAGGAGGAGGCTCCTTCTGTGGATGCTGTCATTGACCaagatgaggaagatgaggatgtGGCAGAGGTTGCAGCAGTCGACGGGGCGGCTgaagaggacgaagaggaggaggaggaagaggaagaacatGCCTCTGCAGCCAATGAggcagcagaagaagaagaggaggccgATGCCGCAGCAGCAGATGACAAAGTGGCTGCGGgaaaagaggatgaggaggcggaggaggaggatgaagaggaggtggaagagccTGCTGAAGGAACTGCTGCTGCCGAGGCCGACgacgaggatgatgaagaggacgAGGTGAGGGAAGCAGAAGAGGAGGACCAAGAGGCTGCCCCtgcaggtgaggaaggagacgaGGCAGAGGCGGCtgccgtggaggaggaggaggaagaggaggaagaggctgcTGAAGAAGCTCCTGCCGATGACGATGACGACGAAGATGACGAGGCAGAAGCAACAGCCGGTGATGTAACTGAAGcaacggaggaagaggaggaagaggctctTGGAGAATCTCCTGCCCCTGCAGCTGCTGTTGCcgatgaggaagatgatgagGAAGATGACGAGGCAGAagcaggagcagctggagaggtgactgatgaagaggaggatgaggctgTTGAAGAATCTCCTGCCGCTGCAGCTGCTGTTGCtgatgaggaagatgatgatgaaggaGATGAAGCAGAGGCAGCTGCcgtggaggaagtggaggaagaggaggaagaggctgcTGAAGAAGCTcctgctgatgatgatgatgatgaagatgacgagGCAGAAGCAACAGGCGGTGATGTAACTGAagcaagggaggaagaggaggaagaggctgtTGAAGAATCTCCTGCCCCTGCAGCAGCTGTTGCcgatgaggaagatgatgatgaggaagaggacgaggcagctgcagctgcacctggagaggaagaagaggaggtggaggaagagtctGCTGAAGGGGTCACTGCTCCAGGTGCTTCCGAAGGAGAcgatgaagatgaggaagaggacgcTGGGGAGCCGGCTGTTTCTTCTGATGACGATGAGGAAGAGGACGCTGGGGAGCCGGCTGTTTCTTCTGATGAcgatgaggaagaggacgatGGGGAGCCGGCTGTTTCTTCTGATGAcgatgaggaagaggacgatGGGGAGCCGGCTGTTTCTTCTGATGAcaatgaggaagaggacgaTGGGGAGCCGGCTGTTTCTTCTGATGAcgatgaggaagaggacgatGGGGAGCCGGCTGTTTCTTCGGCCACTCCGGATGACGGAGAGGAGGAcgatggggaggaagagggtgatgACGCTGGTGATGACGCCGGCGATGATGCCGTCGCTGACGTGGACTCCACCGCTCCCACAGTCCCTACtgaagaagatgatgatgatgatgatgttgaggaAGCTGACACAACACAGGAAGGGGCGGTTGTTTCTTCCAGTGATGACGCCATGACTGCAGAACCTGAGGATGATGATGTggatgaggaagatgatgaagaggatgtCCTTTCAACTGAATCGGAAGATGAGACACCTTTAGCTTCCTCTGTaactgacgatgatgatgatgatgatgatgatgatgatgatgatgatgaagatattGCAAACTCATCATCTGTTGACAGTGTAGCTGATGTTAGCTCAGATGAcacagatgatgatgatgaagatgacaaCATTAGCGATGCAGACAGTGAGGACAGTGGTACCCTTGACAGTGGTGATGCTATTGCTGAGGATGAtggcgatgatgatgataatgatgaggaTGACAAACCAGAAGAGGCATCAGAGGCTGCAGCTATTGGTGacatcaaagacatttcagatgaggatgatgatgatgatgacgatgatgatgaagtTCTCAGTCTGGATCTGACCAATGAAAAAGAGGACCTCAGTGAGGAGATGGGGGAAACTGACcaagatgaggatgaggatgaggaagatgatgaaATCCAATCAGACACCGTAATCAGCACCTCTCCTGAACAAGAACATCTTGCCAAGGATGAGGAtatggatgatgatgatgatgatgatgatgaagaagaagaagatgaccTAACCTTACCTCTGACAG AGTCCAGTGAGAGCGCTGTGGACGACAGGGTAGAAGACATAGAGCACAAGATAGAAGACATTGAGGAGAAGATTGTGGAAATCGAGGAAAAGATTGTAGATATCGAGGGGAAGATTGAAGACATTGAGGGGAAAGCAGTGCACACTGAAG ATTTACTGCTTACTCAATCAGCGGTTACCATGGAGGTGGAGTCAGAGAAGACcatagaagaagaaaaggaggaggaagaagaggaggaggaagatgagaatGTTGTCATACCAACAGACAAGCCTGAAGAGATGGCACCAGCAGCCAAGCCTGAACCCACAG TTTGCACATGTTTGGCACCAGAAACTGAAGAGGCAGTCAAACCTGTGGAGCCAAAAG AACATCTCAAGAAAAAGAAGATGAAAG TCGAAGCTCCCAAGAAGGCTCCTGTTGTGCGAACCAGAAAAG AGCGCGAGGCAGTGTggcagaaagaggagaagaagaggaagagag ACATGTTCATGAGGAGACTTGACATGGAGGAGATAGTCAAGAAGAGAG aacCAATAGTTGTCCGTAGGAGGGAACTGAAACCCAAGGCCACAAAGAAAG ctGAGGTTGAACCCACAGAAGATGTGACAGCTCCTCCATCGGAAG CTGCTCCTTGTCGACCTACGCCTGTCTACTACCCAGCGCCCCCTGGATGGTATG TGCATCACATAGTCACAGATACTCCATACCCACCTCCGGCAGCCATGACAG GATCTCAGATGCCAGTtctgacatcacatcctgtccaGCAAGCTCCTCCCATGCAGCCCCTCCAGTTCTCTGGTCCTCCTCAGCCACTGGCTcctgagactgagactgaggCTGAAGCCCCTGCTACAGCCCCAGCACCTGTCctttccccagccccagcctcagactCAGCCCCAGCGACAGCGACAGTTCCTGTGACTAAACCTGAAG AACAAGAAGTTTCTGCAGAGAAGCCGAAGGCTGCGGCTACAAAGAAAG CGGCTGAGGACAAGGCCAGGGTCGCACCTGCAGAGCTGG AGGCTGTTGTCGCCAAAGAAAAAGTCAAAACTACAGCTTCCAAGAAAGCTACAG ACGTTGCTGCCTCCAAGACCAAAACAAAAACCTCTACTGAGAAGAAAG TTTCTACAGTGAAGGAAGAGAAGCCAGCCAAATCAGCTGATCAAG